In Montipora foliosa isolate CH-2021 chromosome 13, ASM3666993v2, whole genome shotgun sequence, one DNA window encodes the following:
- the LOC137982145 gene encoding vang-like protein 2-B, with product MPSHRSDRGHKDRERDQKDKRERERLTDDAGSQEILDEGIIQVQVIPQDDNWGETATSITETATSIVTLSETSLSDVGKEKRSLSCTFVRHVKLVPAAILSICAVVSPILFVIFPLVTWKPQPCGYDCDGVFISFAVKELLLIVAIWALYFRKSRASMPRIFVLRVGLMFLVFVVIVCFWLFYGLRIVSKQTPRFSDILHFAVNLTDTLLFMHYTSLVVLWIRQNDPLFTLKVIRSTDGESKFYNIGPLSIQRTAVFVLEQYYKDFPEYNPFLMQTPARSSNKQFSSLKFYDIDGKQNDKVNPRARAILTAASTRRRDPARNDRFYEEAEFERKIKRRKARLFSACEEAFGHIKRVQLERGPCVPMDPEETAQSLFPSFARPLQKYLRTVRLHHRYTMDGIIKHLAHCLTFDMTPKAFLERYINEQPCVEFTTKRRTQSWSLVCEEQVTKTLSSSTVFQLKGDDLSLIVTVRRLPYFDISEDEFDFESNKFVLRLNSETSV from the coding sequence ATGCCAAGCCACAGGTCTGACCGCGGGCATAAGGACAGAGAACGTGATCAAAAAGACAAGAGGGAGAGGGAGCGACTGACAGACGATGCTGGAAGTCAAGAAATCTTAGATGAAGGGATTATACAAGTTCAGGTAATTCCACAGGACGATAACTGGGGAGAAACAGCCACATCGATCACAGAAACAGCAACCTCAATTGTAACCCTCAGTGAAACTTCTTTGAGCGACGTTGGGAAAGAGAAACGTTCACTCTCGTGTACCTTTGTTCGCCATGTTAAGTTAGTTCCAGCAGCGATTTTGAGCATATGTGCGGTAGTTTCGCCCATTCTTTTCGTTATATTTCCTCTTGTTACATGGAAACCTCAACCCTGTGGCTACGATTGCGACGGTGTTTTCATCAGCTTCGCCGTGAAAGAGCTTCTTTTAATTGTTGCAATATGGGCTTTGTATTTTCGGAAATCTCGAGCTTCAATGCCTCGTATATTTGTCCTTCGAGTCGGCTTGATGTTCCTCGTGTTTGTTGTTATCGTATGCTTCTGGCTCTTCTATGGCTTGAGAATCGTTTCTAAACAGACCCCCCGATTTTCAGACATTCTTCATTTTGCCGTGAATCTAACGGATACGTTGCTATTTATGCATTACACTTCGCTCGTTGTGCTTTGGATTCGGCAAAACGACCCTTTGTTTACATTGAAAGTCATTCGCAGCACGGACGGTGAAAGTAAATTCTATAACATCGGCCCGCTCTCGATCCAACGAACAGCAGTGTTTGTGTTAGAGCAATATTACAAGGATTTTCCGGAGTATAATCCGTTTCTCATGCAAACTCCGGCAAGGTCGTcgaacaaacagttttcaagTCTGAAGTTTTACGACATCGATGGCAAACAGAACGACAAAGTAAATCCTCGCGCTCGGGCCATCTTAACCGCGGCTTCCACTCGTAGACGCGATCCGGCGAGAAACGATCGTTTCTATGAAGAAGCAGAATTTGAACGCAAAATAAAGCGGAGGAAAGCGCGCTTGTTCAGTGCATGCGAAGAGGCGTTCGGACACATCAAAAGAGTGCAGTTGGAACGCGGTCCTTGTGTTCCAATGGATCCCGAAGAAACAGCACAATCACTGTTTCCTTCATTTGCAAGACCTCTTCAGAAATATCTCAGAACTGTTCGACTTCACCATCGTTACACAATGGATGGCATTATCAAACACCTTGCGCATTGCCTGACTTTTGATATGACACCCAAGGCGTTCTTAGAGCGTTACATAAACGAACAACCGTGTGTTGAGTTTACAACAAAACGTCGCACCCAGAGTTGGAGTTTAGTTTGCGAGGAACAAGTCACAAAAACGTTATCGTCGTCAACAGTTTTCCAACTGAAAGGCGACGATCTTTCTTTAATTGTTACTGTTCGCAGACTCCCGTATTTTGACATTTCAGAGGACGAGTTTGATTTTGAAAGCAACAAGTTTGTACTTCGATTAAATTCCGAAACATCCGTCTGA